One Spinacia oleracea cultivar Varoflay chromosome 4, BTI_SOV_V1, whole genome shotgun sequence DNA segment encodes these proteins:
- the LOC110802005 gene encoding FT-interacting protein 3 has translation MKPASAMEDFALKETSPAIGGTGLAGEKLTSTYDLVEQMQYLYVRVVKAKDLPGKDVTGSCDPYVEVKLGNYKGATKHFEKNTKPEWNRVFAFSKERIQASIVEILVKDKDVVKDDFLGRVIFDLNEVPKRVPPDSPLAPQWYRLEGQKGDKVKGELMLAVWMGTQGDEAFPEAWHSDAASVGGDAVGNIRSKVYLSPKLWYVRVNVIEAQDLVPNNNITRFPDVYVKAMLGNQGFKTKPCQAKTLNPMWNEDLLFVAAEPFEEPLFLSVEDRVGPGKEETLGSCVIPLHILQRRFDHKPVNTQWFNLEKKGTKFSSRIHLRICLDGGYHVLDESTHYSSDLRPTAKQMWKPSIGILEVGILSAHGLMPMKNNNKDNRGTTDAYCVAKYGSKWVRTRTIIDSFHPRWNEQYTWEVFDPCTVITIGVFDNCHLHGNLHGNNGIMRDSRIGKVRVRLSTLETDRVYTHSYPLIVLHPSGVKKMGEVQLAVRFSCSSWINMLHMYSHPLLPKMHYIHPLSVIQLDSLRHQATQIVSMRLSRAEPPLRKEIVEYMLDVDSHVWSMRRSKANFFRIMNVLSGIIAVGKWFDQICNWKNPITTILIHILFIILIVFPELILPTVFLYLFLIGVWNYRWRPRHPPHMDTRLSHADVAHPDELDEEFDTFPTSRGSDIIRMRYDRVRSIAGRIQTVVGDLATQGERFQSLLSWRDPRATALFVTLCLVAAIVLYITPFKVVMLFYGIYTLRHPRFRVRLPSVPINFFRRLPARTDSML, from the exons ATGAAACCAGCTTCTGCAATGGAGGACTTTGCACTGAAGGAGACTTCTCCTGCAATAGGCGGGACCGGGTTAGCAGGGGAGAAACTGACCTCGACTTATGACCTTGTTGAGCAAATGCAGTATCTCTATGTCCGTGTAGTTAAGGCAAAGGACCTCCCCGGAAAAGATGTAACAGGAAGTTGTGACCCTTATGTAGAAGTAAAGCTAGGAAACTACAAAGGAGCAACTAAGCACTTTGAGAAGAACACTAAACCCGAGTGGAACCGAGTTTTTGCCTTCTCAAAAGAGCGAATTCAAGCTTCTATAGTGGAGATTCTGGTAAAGGATAAGGATGTTGTTAAGGACGATTTCTTAGGGAGGGTTATATTCGACCTGAATGAGGTGCCGAAGAGGGTCCCACCTGATAGCCCTCTCGCACCTCAATGGTACAGGCTCGAGGGGCAAAAGGGGGATAAGGTGAAAGGGGAGCTTATGTTGGCTGTTTGGATGGGGACACAAGGTGATGAGGCATTTCCCGAGGCTTGGCATTCTGATGCGGCTTCTGTTGGTGGGGACGCTGTTGGGAATATCCGGTCAAAAGTTTACCTTTCGCCTAAGCTTTGGTATGTGAGGGTGAATGTCATTGAAGCTCAAGATTTGGTTCCCAACAATAACATAACCCGGTTTCCAGATGTTTATGTTAAGGCAATGCTTGGAAATCAAGGTTTTAAGACTAAACCATGTCAGGCTAAGACTCTGAACCCAATGTGGAACGAGGACTTGTTGTTTGTAGCCGCCGAGCCATTTGAGGAACCCTTGTTCTTGAGTGTGGAAGATAGGGTTGGACCGGGGAAGGAGGAAACCCTAGGAAGTTGTGTTATTCCTTTGCATATTCTTCAAAGAAGGTTTGATCATAAACCGGTGAACACACAGTGGTTCAATCTTGAAAAGAAGGGAACTAAGTTTTCTAGCAGAATCCATCTAAGGATCTGTTTGGATGGAGGTTACCATGTGTTGGATGAATCTACCCATTACAGCAGCGATTTAAGGCCAACCGCCAAGCAAATGTGGAAACCGAGCATTGGAATTCTCGAAGTAGGGATTCTGAGTGCTCATGGACTTATGCCAatgaaaaacaacaacaaagataATAGAGGAACAACTGATGCTTACTGTGTGGCTAAGTATGGCTCAAAATGGGTTCGAACAAGAACCATCATTGATAGCTTTCACCCCAGATGGAACGAGCAGTACACTTGGGAGGTTTTCGATCCTTGTACAGTTATAACAATCGGGGTGTTCGACAATTGCCATCTTCATGGAAATCTGCATGGAAATAATGGAATAATGAGAGATTCAAGAATTGGGAAGGTTAGAGTAAGGCTTTCAACCCTTGAAACTGATCGAGTTTATACACATTCATATCCTCTCATAGTCTTGCATCCTTCAG GTGTAAAGAAGATGGGTGAAGTTCAATTGGCCGTGCGATTTTcctgctcatcatggatcaacATGTTGCATATGTATTCTCATCCTTTGTTACCCAAAATGCATTACATTCATCCATTATCTGTAATACAGCTTGATAGCTTGAGACACCAGGCTACTCAAATTGTTTCAATGAGACTCAGTAGAGCAGAACCTCCTTTGAGAAAAGAGATCGTGGAGTATATGTTAGATGTGGATTCTCATGTGTGGAGTATGAGAAGGAGCAAAGCAAACTTCTTCAGAATCATGAATGTTCTGAGTGGAATTATCGCGGTTGGTAAATGGTTCGATCAAATCTGCAACTGGAAAAACCCGATTACCACTATTCTTATTCACATCCTCTTCATAATCCTCATTGTTTTTCCCGAACTAATTTTGCCCACGGTTTTTCTCTATCTTTTCTTGATTGGGGTTTGGAACTACCGGTGGAGGCCTAGGCACCCGCCTCATATGGACACTCGGCTCTCACATGCTGACGTGGCACACCCTGATGAGTTGGACGAAGAGTttgacacttttcccacttcTCGGGGGAGTGACATCATTCGGATGAGGTATGATAGGGTACGGAGCATAGCGGGTAGAATTCAGACCGTTGTGGGAGACTTGGCTACACAAGGGGAGAGGTTTCAGTCGTTGCTGAGCTGGCGAGATCCGAGAGCAACGGCGTTGTTTGTTACCTTATGTTTGGTAGCTGCAATTG